The Rhodamnia argentea isolate NSW1041297 chromosome 7, ASM2092103v1, whole genome shotgun sequence genome contains the following window.
TCACTTACAGAATTCAATATGTCAAACCAGAGCAGCCTGCCGATGAATTGATAGAAGAATTAGCAGTCTTAGTGCAGACTTACTGTTGTCATGCTTCAACCTAAACCATCGCATTTTAATCCTTGAACTGGGTAACAAACAATAAAACAGCCAAAAACAAATCCCTTTTTCCCACTAAGTGCGGCTTGGGTTCGATAACTAATGGGATAAAGCAGAATCAAGTATAATTCAGAGTGGGGTTAAAGCCATCGACCGATCATCTGATATGCAAACCTGGATGCCCAAAGAGGACTTTCTTGGAAGCTTTGAATTTCATGTTCTTCCCTGATGTTCCTCCTGTGGCTAAAAATTTTCTACATAACTACAATAGAAGTTTCCTTCGAACTCTTTTTTGTTTCCTAGACCTTAGTTTTCTCCATTTCAagggcctccctccctccctcctctccaACCTGccccaaccccccaaaaaaccacacgcacacgcacacgcacacgcacacgcacacgcgcgcagcgcgcacacacacacacaaacaaccACCACCCGCCCACAAAGCAGATAGAGTAACTAAGAATATTCGGCAGAGGAAATTAATCTTTGCCCGTAACACTAATGTGACAAAATGATATCCCACTTCAAAATAGACATAGTACGTGGCAGGGACTGGCTCTCGATTGAGTTATATATAGGGCATTAGTCAGCTTCAGCAACATGCTGTCAAGTTATATAGGGCATTGGTCAGTTTCAGCAACAGGTTGTTTAATTTCAACTTTTTTCCAGTCACAGGACCAGTTCAGATTCAAATTGTTGAATTTGATTTCTACCAGGGATTTCCATCTTCAGATCCAAGTCAGATCTGGTTTAAATTCCAGATCCTTCGTGGGTTCGATATATTCTTGCATCCAGGCTATCTCATATTCAGGTCGCTTCAGGCTCAGGTGGAATGCAGAATTTGTATTGGATGGATTTGGTTCCAATTTGGTTATTATCGATTCATGTTGGCAACTAGAATCTTGTCAGATTTGGATCAAGTCAGCTTCAAAAGGGGGAGGCGAGTTCATTGGGTTTTGGTCAACCTTTGTCACCTCTACTTCAAACAACTAACACAAGAAGCATCTCTTTCTGGTACCTAGCATTCAACCATATGAAGCAAAAAACAACTAGAATCTTCTCAGATTTGGATCAAGTCAGCTTCAAAAGGGGGAGGCGAGTTCATTGGGTTTTGGTCAACCTTTGTCACCTCTACTTCAAACAACTAACACAAGAAGCATCTCTTTCTGGTACCTAGCATTCAACCATATGaagcaaaaaaattgcaaaaatgtgtAACAATTTTTATAGCCTAATCTGGATAACctgaaaatgaaacaaataaaTGAAGAGGAGAAATAGATGCATTTAACAGAATGCCAGATGATTTCCCAAGTTTAAGACCATGTACgaaggaaatttttcaaaattcacaaGGCTCATTTATCATGCAAAGCATACAAATTTCACAATAGATAACCAAACCAACTGAAAAGCATTAGAATGCCCCGAGTAATCTTTACAGCAGGAATACATAGAGACTCAAAAAAACACATCCCCTATCTGAATCCAATGCTTCCTTGTCTGTGCGTACATGTTGTAAAGCTGATAAACTAAATAAGAATAAGCCTCATTCAATTTGATAAATGTCTCACATTAGCTCAGAGACATCGTATCGAACAGGACTAAAACCACAGAAGTATCAAGCAATGATAACTTACTCATGAATAATTGTTTTCCTCAAATCTTGCCAAACACGAATGCCATCAGGGTGGCGATTTACATATAGTTCAACAAAAGCCTTATCTGAGCATGCAACTATAGTACTCAATGATAAAAAAGGATCAACCGatcctttctttttcaaccaATTATACATTGGAATCCTAGTCGTAACCCTCTCAATACTAAAAGAAAGATAAGCCGGAAATCTCACTAAACTTGACAATGGATACTTCAAGTCATTTAGAAGAATATCAATCTTCATCTCAAGGACATCCTTCGTCTGGCTAAGAATTTTAGGTGATACTCTGACCATTTCACAAACATCTGTACGATCCAAACCAGATTTCACGATACAATCAAATCTCTCTTGAAGCTCTCCTCTCTTGCCGCGGAACAGCTTGAGGGCCCGTTTCAAGTCATTTGAACCCTCGACAAATCCCAAGCTTAACAAGAACTTAGTCTTATGCACAATTTCAGCCTCAACAGAGTTAGCCAACGGTTTGACTCTTAACCCAATAACCCAGCTTTTCAGTGCCTGTGGGTTTTCCTTGATGATTTCACAAAGCCGTTTCTTTCCTACATTCAAGTTAGTAAGCAAGCTACTGGCTTTTTTCAGGGTCAACGAACCCAATAGTAATGGGTGAGAACGCACAATTCTGTCGATCTCTTCTGCCTCCATATCAATCTCCATAAAAAGGATGAAGCACTGCCTCAAGTTTGaaacaaatttttcaactttgatATGAGGAAATTGAAGAAACATCTTATGCAACTCATCCATTGTAGATCCAAATTTGAGCAGCAACCCGATCAGGGAAATCATCCAACTCCCTGAATCCTCAAACAGAAGTCCAGGATGCTGACTAATTAATCTGCCAAGCTGCTCGTCGGTGTAAGCCATCTTGCTCAATACAAGCAAAGCCTCGAGAATCCTATTCCATCTATAGTAACCATTTTCAGAAAGCTGCTCCTTTAGCCAACTGAACTCAAATCCCAAAACCTTCAACTTCTCTATCACCTcaacaaaatccaaatttacATCCCCAGTCAAAATATAGGGGCTGCAAAGAATTAACTTGGCCATAGTGTCTTGACTAAGCCCCAACTTTTCATAAGCTTGAATCTTAGCCACTAAGACCCCGCAGTCATGATGAAATATTTCGGCCGCTTCCCTATAGATCTTTCCCATCTTAGTGCGCTCGATCCCGTAGTTACACAAAACATGGTAGTTCTCCAGCAACAAATCACTATCGCTCAAGAACATAATGTCGCGTGGAAGGAATGGAGCATATTCAGAGGGTTTCAAACCCATGCTCTCAAAGAAAGGCTCGAACTCATTAATAGGATGGTAACGCAAGAATCGCGAAACCAACCGAGCGACATTGCCCTCGACATCGCCCTCAACATCGATCCTCTTAACAAGTTTTCCaagaaagaagggcgagttcctaCTAATGTGGTCGGCGTCCAAGAACTGTAGGCCTCTAGTGGAATGTAAGTAATCCGATAACGCAGCCTGCGCTGGTTTACGAACAGCGACAGGAATTTTATTCACAGATTCCGCTATACAGGCAAGTTCTTCTGCTGGCACGGGCCGTTTGGTCCTGTAGAGTCTAGGGTTAAGAGCGCCATGGACGAAACCAGCAGGCCAATATCGAATTTTTAAGGACGGCGAGCGGTTttcgagaaaatttgaagatacCCATTTGAGGATGGACGATGGTCCGAGTTTCTGTAATTGTCTCATGAGTGACCAttcgagtattttttttttttgcaagtgcCGTGGGGTGAAGAAGACGGGAACGAAATAGGGGTCAGTTTCAAGCTCtgagcagaagaagaaaatgagttCCCGCTGGCTGAGATGGATGATTCTCGTACCTTTGGTGGCGACTCTTGAGCTTTTCAGTGGTCTGAAGCTTCAGTTGGCGGCTTTAATGGTGGCTTTTGGCGGCTCTTTTGGCCCCTCCATTTGAAGAACACAGTCGGAGTTGTCAAAGTGCCGTTTCCACCGGTGGAGAGGACGAAGAGCAAGAGCGTCGGAAACTGTGGCCAATTTCTGGCCCGGCCCGGTTTGTGCTTCTTGCTGGCCCGGCCCATTACTGTACCGCTCGTCGTGTTTGTGCTAGACCTCATcacaattttgtaaaaaaatttatgcgaAATCGAAATAAGATAGGGGAAAATCTTCATAAGTTAGAGTGTTGCATCTGCTTcgcggaaaataaataatttaaaataaataatttaaaatataattatttgtatcgcttaaaaatataaacacaaaaaaatcattgtcgatgatgaaaatattttcgatgtGACACCACATATAACCTTCTtactaaattttcaaatatcttCCGACTAGCTTAATGGACCCTTCTTAATCTATGAAGTGAAGTTCGATTTTCTAAGGATTTCCCCTCTcgcgattttttttgtttttctgtttttattctGGGATTACTTGATGATCATCAGTCGATTGTTCATGCCCTTTTCATCTTGCTAGAA
Protein-coding sequences here:
- the LOC115737663 gene encoding transcription termination factor MTEF18, mitochondrial-like; the encoded protein is MRQLQKLGPSSILKWVSSNFLENRSPSLKIRYWPAGFVHGALNPRLYRTKRPVPAEELACIAESVNKIPVAVRKPAQAALSDYLHSTRGLQFLDADHISRNSPFFLGKLVKRIDVEGDVEGNVARLVSRFLRYHPINEFEPFFESMGLKPSEYAPFLPRDIMFLSDSDLLLENYHVLCNYGIERTKMGKIYREAAEIFHHDCGVLVAKIQAYEKLGLSQDTMAKLILCSPYILTGDVNLDFVEVIEKLKVLGFEFSWLKEQLSENGYYRWNRILEALLVLSKMAYTDEQLGRLISQHPGLLFEDSGSWMISLIGLLLKFGSTMDELHKMFLQFPHIKVEKFVSNLRQCFILFMEIDMEAEEIDRIVRSHPLLLGSLTLKKASSLLTNLNVGKKRLCEIIKENPQALKSWVIGLRVKPLANSVEAEIVHKTKFLLSLGFVEGSNDLKRALKLFRGKRGELQERFDCIVKSGLDRTDVCEMVRVSPKILSQTKDVLEMKIDILLNDLKYPLSSLVRFPAYLSFSIERVTTRIPMYNWLKKKGSVDPFLSLSTIVACSDKAFVELYVNRHPDGIRVWQDLRKTIIHE